A single region of the Rhizobium grahamii genome encodes:
- the pdxA gene encoding 4-hydroxythreonine-4-phosphate dehydrogenase PdxA, translating into MDRNAKVAVTLGDPAGVGPEVIVKALAAMPEHERRDFVIVGNTEALERANRTAATGLSFALASEAGADKIAVDEVDLGAALPEIGKVSPVAGDASVRYISRAVDLAMSGNADVIVTAPINKEAMNLAGHHYDGHTGLLAHLTGSKSSFMLLASERLNTIHVSTHISLKGAIERAKTERVLATIEAGHNHFMRLGKKARIAVAGLNPHCGENGLFGTEDSEFLAPAVELAQGKGIDVVGPISADTVFARAYNGAFDLVIAQYHDQGHIPIKLIAFDTAVNVSLGLPIDRVSVDHGTAFDIAGTGKANHVNMLSAIAYARLMARSPRRQAA; encoded by the coding sequence ATGGACAGGAATGCGAAAGTCGCCGTGACGCTTGGCGATCCGGCGGGTGTCGGTCCGGAGGTGATCGTCAAGGCGCTCGCCGCCATGCCGGAGCATGAACGGCGAGATTTTGTCATCGTCGGCAATACCGAAGCGCTTGAGCGGGCGAACCGCACGGCGGCGACCGGGCTCTCCTTCGCGCTCGCAAGCGAGGCAGGCGCCGACAAGATCGCGGTCGACGAAGTGGACCTCGGTGCTGCACTGCCGGAGATCGGCAAGGTCAGCCCGGTCGCAGGCGACGCCTCCGTGCGCTACATCAGCCGCGCAGTCGATCTTGCCATGTCGGGAAATGCCGATGTTATCGTCACGGCGCCGATCAACAAGGAGGCGATGAACCTTGCAGGCCACCACTATGACGGCCACACGGGCCTGCTGGCGCACCTGACCGGTTCGAAGAGTTCCTTCATGCTGCTCGCCTCTGAGCGTCTGAACACCATTCACGTCTCGACTCATATCTCGCTGAAGGGCGCCATCGAGCGCGCGAAAACCGAGCGCGTTCTCGCGACGATCGAAGCAGGACACAATCACTTCATGCGTCTGGGCAAGAAGGCGCGGATCGCGGTGGCGGGTCTCAATCCCCATTGCGGCGAGAACGGCCTGTTTGGCACCGAAGATAGCGAATTCCTCGCGCCGGCGGTCGAACTGGCACAGGGAAAAGGCATCGACGTTGTCGGCCCGATTTCCGCCGACACGGTCTTTGCCCGCGCCTACAATGGCGCCTTCGATCTGGTGATCGCTCAGTATCATGATCAGGGCCACATCCCGATCAAGCTCATTGCTTTCGATACAGCCGTCAACGTCTCCCTCGGCCTGCCGATCGATCGCGTGTCGGTGGACCATGGTACGGCCTTCGATATTGCCGGCACCGGAAAGGCAAACCACGTCAACATGCTCTCCGCCATCGCCTACGCGCGACTGATGGCACGGTCTCCCCGCCGCCAGGCGGCCTGA
- a CDS encoding hydroxyacid dehydrogenase — MERTVVILGGELAPEGRAVLEDAGVNVVATPPYIDRQAVIEVMDLHRPDAVIVRLLTDLLGPEEMQAGGRLRHIAKHGVGTNDIDVKAATALGIPVSMTTGSNGHSVAEHALALIMALVKDLPRQDALIRDGIWDKNQYGGRELRGQRLGLVGFGFIGQTLAKMAGAIGMIVSAFDPHTPDSAFGDDIRRETDLDTLLVNSDIVSLHCPLTSETQNLIDARRIGLMKRGAFLINTARGEVVDEKVLIAALEDGHLAGAGLDSFAVEPPGIDNPLFQLPNTLVTPHVAGVTLDAKRAVSVMSAENVLAVLGGETLHPRFLAR; from the coding sequence ATGGAAAGAACTGTTGTCATTCTGGGTGGAGAACTGGCGCCTGAAGGCCGCGCAGTTCTGGAGGACGCCGGCGTGAATGTCGTCGCCACACCGCCCTATATCGACAGGCAGGCCGTCATCGAGGTTATGGACCTCCATCGCCCCGATGCCGTTATCGTGCGTTTGCTCACTGACTTGCTTGGACCCGAAGAAATGCAGGCAGGCGGTCGCCTCCGGCATATCGCCAAGCACGGCGTCGGGACCAACGATATCGACGTCAAGGCTGCAACGGCGCTCGGCATTCCGGTGTCGATGACCACGGGCAGCAACGGTCACTCCGTCGCCGAGCATGCGCTGGCGCTGATCATGGCGCTGGTCAAGGATCTGCCGCGTCAGGACGCGCTGATCCGGGACGGTATCTGGGACAAGAACCAGTACGGGGGGCGTGAACTGCGCGGCCAGCGCCTTGGCCTTGTCGGTTTCGGCTTCATCGGGCAGACGCTTGCCAAAATGGCGGGCGCCATCGGCATGATCGTTTCTGCCTTCGATCCTCATACCCCGGATAGTGCCTTCGGCGACGACATCAGGCGCGAAACCGATCTCGACACGCTGCTTGTGAATTCGGACATCGTCAGCCTTCACTGTCCGCTGACATCAGAGACACAGAACCTGATCGACGCGCGTCGCATCGGCTTGATGAAACGGGGAGCGTTTCTGATCAACACGGCGCGCGGCGAAGTCGTCGATGAGAAGGTATTGATCGCCGCTCTCGAAGACGGCCATCTCGCGGGAGCCGGCCTCGACAGCTTTGCGGTCGAACCGCCCGGCATCGACAATCCGCTCTTCCAATTGCCGAACACGCTGGTGACACCACATGTGGCCGGGGTCACGCTCGATGCGAAACGTGCCGTTTCCGTCATGTCCGCGGAGAACGTGCTCGCCGTACTTGGCGGCGAAACGCTGCACCCGCGCTTTCTGGCACGCTGA
- a CDS encoding Ldh family oxidoreductase produces the protein MAEISEHRFAPDTLRQFAQALFASAGLEEEKTAAVAHYLVEADLMGHTTHGLALAGWYLQGIADGVMTREGMPEVVSDRGPAIAWRGRRLPGAWLTSEAVKLACERAATYGTATIAIADSHHIGCLAAYLSIATDRGFMVSIASSSPSGAQVAPFGGRKGVYTPNPVAHGIPTPGDPILIDISASITTVNMAQRLVRDDRQYDHEWLMDENGEPSRDPRVIERGGTLMPVGGLDHGQKGYGMALHVEAFTQGLAGLGRVDELKGTNAAVTVQVFDPEAFGGRDAFLRQTGWLAETCRSNPPRPGVSHVRLPGENGLKRKREAAVDGVRLFAGILDQLVPHASRLNVQMPNPL, from the coding sequence ATGGCCGAGATATCAGAGCATCGCTTCGCACCGGATACCCTTCGCCAATTTGCGCAGGCCCTCTTTGCGTCCGCCGGGCTCGAAGAGGAAAAGACGGCCGCCGTAGCGCATTATCTCGTCGAAGCCGACCTCATGGGACACACGACGCATGGCCTGGCACTGGCCGGCTGGTATCTTCAAGGCATTGCCGATGGCGTGATGACGCGCGAAGGCATGCCCGAGGTTGTGTCCGATCGCGGACCGGCGATCGCATGGCGTGGACGCCGCCTTCCGGGTGCATGGCTAACCTCGGAGGCCGTGAAGCTGGCCTGCGAGCGCGCGGCGACCTACGGTACGGCGACGATCGCGATCGCCGACAGCCACCATATCGGCTGCTTGGCCGCCTATCTTTCCATCGCCACCGATCGTGGCTTTATGGTCAGTATCGCCAGCTCGAGCCCATCAGGCGCGCAGGTGGCGCCGTTTGGTGGCCGAAAAGGTGTTTACACGCCAAATCCGGTCGCCCATGGCATTCCGACGCCCGGTGATCCGATCCTCATCGATATCAGCGCCTCGATCACGACGGTCAACATGGCGCAGCGCCTGGTTCGCGACGACCGGCAGTACGACCATGAATGGCTGATGGACGAGAATGGAGAACCCAGTCGCGATCCCCGCGTTATCGAACGCGGCGGCACGCTGATGCCGGTTGGCGGGCTTGATCATGGCCAGAAGGGTTATGGCATGGCGCTCCATGTCGAGGCATTCACGCAGGGGCTTGCAGGGCTTGGCCGGGTCGACGAGCTCAAGGGCACGAACGCAGCGGTTACCGTGCAGGTCTTCGATCCCGAAGCCTTTGGCGGCCGCGATGCCTTTCTGCGGCAGACCGGATGGCTGGCCGAGACCTGCCGCAGCAATCCGCCTCGCCCCGGCGTGTCTCATGTGCGCCTGCCCGGCGAGAACGGCCTGAAGCGCAAGCGCGAAGCGGCGGTTGACGGCGTCCGGCTTTTCGCCGGAATTCTCGATCAACTCGTTCCTCATGCCTCCCGGCTGAACGTGCAAATGCCAAACCCTTTGTAA
- a CDS encoding ROK family transcriptional regulator yields MKAIAGTNLEQAKSHNRRVVIEAIRTNGPLSRAALARMTALSIQTVSNIVEELVSSKLLKAEAPQKIARGQPITPYSINPDGAYSIGLELERDHAVGVLTDLSGRVRDRIERPVDRPTPEQAMPILAGIVEALQASVRFDRDRLLGVGIAMPGRYAAEGVTALSPATLPGWQEFPVASELARLVGVPVRVENDATAAAIGERLHGVARGLHSFVYLFLGRGVGAGMFLDGHLYRGSHQNAGEIGHIIVVPNGRPCPCGKHGCLDRYVSLGSAYEHLGIEVAGKQSAEEIETLLDANREATDAWVEAAVEPMRQTIDFLELAFDPQAIVLGGSMPPSLLNLLADRLEPLYPPVDPAADRGLPRILIGVSGGDTAVLGSAALPIFSETNPQFEILQKPLG; encoded by the coding sequence ATGAAGGCAATTGCAGGCACCAACCTCGAGCAGGCGAAATCCCATAACCGTCGCGTCGTGATCGAGGCGATACGGACGAACGGGCCCCTGTCGCGCGCCGCACTTGCGAGGATGACAGCCCTCAGCATCCAGACCGTATCGAACATCGTCGAAGAGCTGGTGAGCTCCAAACTTCTCAAGGCGGAAGCACCACAGAAGATCGCCCGTGGGCAGCCTATCACACCGTATTCCATCAACCCCGATGGCGCCTATTCCATTGGCCTGGAGCTTGAGAGGGATCATGCCGTTGGCGTCCTGACAGATCTCTCGGGACGCGTGCGCGACAGAATTGAAAGGCCGGTGGATCGACCGACACCCGAGCAAGCGATGCCGATCCTCGCTGGCATCGTCGAAGCTCTGCAAGCGAGCGTCCGCTTCGATCGCGATCGCCTGCTGGGCGTCGGTATTGCGATGCCCGGGCGCTACGCCGCCGAAGGCGTTACGGCGCTCAGCCCGGCCACCCTGCCGGGGTGGCAAGAGTTCCCCGTTGCTTCCGAGCTTGCGCGCCTGGTCGGCGTTCCGGTGCGGGTCGAAAACGATGCGACAGCAGCGGCAATCGGCGAGCGGCTACACGGTGTCGCGCGCGGCTTGCATAGCTTCGTTTATCTTTTTCTCGGCAGAGGGGTCGGCGCGGGCATGTTCCTGGATGGTCACCTCTATCGGGGAAGCCACCAGAATGCCGGGGAGATCGGGCACATCATTGTGGTGCCGAATGGCCGCCCCTGCCCCTGCGGCAAGCACGGATGCCTCGACCGCTATGTCTCGCTCGGCTCGGCCTATGAACATCTCGGTATCGAAGTTGCCGGCAAACAGTCAGCAGAAGAGATCGAGACGCTCTTGGATGCAAACCGCGAGGCGACGGATGCCTGGGTAGAGGCCGCGGTCGAGCCCATGCGTCAGACGATCGACTTTCTGGAACTTGCTTTCGACCCACAGGCAATCGTGCTGGGCGGCTCGATGCCGCCTTCGCTGTTGAACCTGCTTGCCGATCGCCTGGAGCCTCTTTACCCGCCCGTCGATCCCGCCGCTGACCGCGGTTTGCCGCGCATTCTGATCGGCGTAAGCGGTGGAGACACCGCGGTTCTGGGATCCGCGGCGCTTCCAATTTTTTCCGAGACAAACCCGCAGTTCGAGATACTGCAGAAACCCCTGGGCTGA
- a CDS encoding beta-N-acetylhexosaminidase: protein MSIKLPPALRLETSWLPASEGRSQAYTLHLKNLSSKPIAGFTLCISGPGRVDPAVLIEGGTVGRRLSNFTEFLPPENFELGAGKTWTLTISALSWPFQHWTDGATGAYVAFGDGSTQSLAVEPTRSLANNAPLKRGAEIYPVPANPPVPVAIVPWPNAVSVSGKRSVPPGFAISSADPRATAAAAAFTGLVDQLFSVEGIVRPASEGGMPVVLEVADGFSAEAYRITFAADAVRIAASTQTGLLYGLITLGQVWRGAHLYPNAFRFPVEGEIRDEPSMGWRGLHLDVARQFYGKAEIKKLLSVLAWNKVNRFHWHLSDDEAWRVEIDAYPALTEVGAWRGHGLAIPPLLGSGAARTGGYYTKDAVREIVAHAKELGIEIVPEIDVPGHCFAMQQAIPELRDPQEAGSYYSVQGFPDNCLNPVREKTYEVLETILRELIELFPFKTIHIGADEVPLGAWSGSPEALARLREIGGDTMAEVHAKRLNVITNTHGADDIDGSGAAVLQSIFLARVQKFLAEQGCITGGWEEAAHGNVIDKTKSYLCGWRSVEVSAALAGQGYEMVVCPGQVYYLDMANSPDWDEPGASWAGWSEPETLYNFDPVEGWSDEQKKNLRGIQACIWSEPMTDRAVFDRLVFPRISALAESAWTRPADKSWERFRAVAGLMPVLYAYP, encoded by the coding sequence ATGTCAATAAAGCTTCCGCCCGCTCTCCGGCTGGAAACGTCGTGGCTCCCGGCTTCGGAGGGACGAAGCCAGGCTTACACGCTCCATCTGAAGAACCTGTCCTCAAAACCGATCGCAGGCTTTACGCTATGTATCAGCGGACCGGGCCGGGTTGATCCAGCGGTTCTGATCGAGGGAGGGACGGTCGGGCGCCGCCTGTCGAATTTCACCGAATTTCTGCCGCCCGAAAATTTCGAGCTCGGCGCTGGCAAGACATGGACGTTGACGATCTCGGCCCTCAGCTGGCCGTTCCAGCATTGGACTGATGGTGCGACCGGCGCCTATGTGGCGTTCGGTGACGGTAGCACGCAGTCCCTCGCGGTCGAGCCGACGCGCTCGCTTGCCAACAATGCGCCGCTGAAGCGCGGCGCTGAGATCTATCCTGTTCCTGCCAATCCGCCGGTGCCTGTGGCGATCGTCCCGTGGCCGAACGCGGTTTCGGTGTCGGGCAAGCGCTCTGTCCCGCCAGGGTTCGCAATCAGCTCCGCTGATCCCCGGGCAACGGCCGCGGCAGCTGCCTTCACCGGCCTCGTCGACCAGCTCTTTTCCGTCGAAGGGATCGTGCGACCAGCATCCGAAGGCGGAATGCCTGTCGTTCTGGAGGTTGCCGATGGCTTCTCGGCGGAAGCCTATCGCATCACTTTCGCCGCCGATGCCGTTCGCATTGCGGCCAGCACGCAGACCGGTCTGCTCTACGGCTTGATCACACTCGGCCAGGTCTGGCGCGGAGCGCATCTCTATCCGAATGCGTTCCGCTTTCCGGTCGAAGGCGAGATCCGCGATGAACCGTCCATGGGCTGGCGCGGCTTGCACCTCGACGTTGCCCGCCAATTCTACGGCAAGGCTGAGATCAAGAAACTGCTCAGCGTTCTCGCCTGGAACAAGGTGAACCGCTTCCATTGGCACCTGTCCGACGATGAAGCGTGGCGTGTCGAGATCGATGCCTATCCAGCATTGACCGAGGTTGGAGCCTGGCGTGGACATGGCCTGGCTATTCCACCGCTGCTCGGGTCCGGCGCGGCCCGTACCGGTGGCTACTACACCAAGGATGCGGTGCGGGAGATCGTTGCTCACGCCAAGGAGCTTGGGATTGAAATCGTGCCTGAGATCGATGTCCCCGGTCACTGCTTTGCCATGCAGCAGGCTATCCCGGAGCTGCGCGACCCGCAGGAAGCCGGAAGCTATTACTCGGTCCAGGGTTTCCCGGACAACTGCCTCAACCCGGTTCGCGAGAAGACCTATGAGGTGCTGGAGACGATCCTGCGCGAGTTGATCGAGCTGTTCCCATTCAAGACGATCCATATCGGTGCCGACGAAGTGCCGCTGGGCGCCTGGTCCGGCTCACCCGAAGCGCTGGCACGCTTGCGCGAGATCGGTGGCGATACAATGGCCGAGGTCCACGCCAAACGTCTCAACGTCATTACCAACACGCACGGTGCCGACGACATCGACGGATCGGGCGCTGCGGTCCTGCAGTCCATTTTCCTCGCAAGGGTTCAGAAGTTCCTTGCCGAACAGGGCTGCATTACGGGCGGATGGGAAGAAGCCGCGCATGGCAACGTCATCGACAAGACGAAGAGCTATCTCTGCGGTTGGCGCAGTGTCGAAGTCTCGGCCGCTCTTGCCGGCCAGGGTTATGAGATGGTTGTCTGCCCCGGGCAGGTCTATTACCTCGACATGGCAAACAGCCCCGATTGGGATGAGCCTGGCGCCAGCTGGGCCGGGTGGTCGGAACCGGAGACGCTGTATAACTTCGATCCTGTCGAAGGCTGGAGCGATGAGCAGAAGAAGAATCTACGCGGTATCCAGGCCTGCATCTGGTCGGAACCGATGACCGATCGAGCCGTCTTCGATCGGCTGGTGTTCCCCCGTATCTCGGCGCTTGCCGAGAGCGCATGGACGAGACCGGCTGATAAATCCTGGGAACGCTTCCGGGCAGTCGCCGGCCTGATGCCTGTGCTCTACGCCTATCCCTGA
- a CDS encoding MerR family transcriptional regulator encodes MDDLEFRRIVKVDVTVLEIWLDQGWLLPQAEDGRRHYGPADVARAELILDLTQRMGVNDEGVDLIIDLVDQIHGLRGTMHEMLDAMERQDDDIRHRIRDRLDHIRRLRGL; translated from the coding sequence ATGGACGACCTCGAATTTCGCCGGATCGTGAAGGTCGATGTCACGGTGCTGGAAATCTGGCTCGATCAGGGCTGGCTCCTCCCGCAGGCCGAGGATGGCCGGCGCCACTATGGGCCGGCCGATGTCGCGCGTGCCGAGCTGATCCTCGACCTTACTCAACGCATGGGGGTCAATGACGAGGGTGTCGACCTGATCATCGACCTCGTCGACCAGATTCATGGCCTTCGCGGCACGATGCATGAAATGCTCGATGCCATGGAGCGCCAGGACGACGATATCAGGCATCGCATTCGCGATAGGCTCGACCACATCCGCCGCTTGCGCGGGCTTTGA
- the nadC gene encoding carboxylating nicotinate-nucleotide diphosphorylase, producing MTLVSPSRVIIEPIVRTALLEDLGLAGDLTSASVIPEDHQTTLAMVGRQPGTIAGLDAAELAFSLIDPDIKFERHIRDGHRVSPGDVIATVSGPARGVLTGERTALNFLGHLSGIASVTASLVQAIEGSSASIACTRKTTPGLRALEKYAVRAGGGVNHRFALHDAVLIKDNHVAIAGGILQAIRRAKAGVGHMVKIEVEVDTLDQLQQAMEEGVDAVLLDNMTCAQLREAVAMIDGRAISEASGRVTLSTVAAIAATGVDLISVGWATHSAPTLDIGLDVVAA from the coding sequence ATGACGCTTGTTTCACCTTCCCGTGTCATCATCGAGCCGATCGTCCGTACAGCACTGCTGGAAGACCTCGGCCTCGCCGGAGATCTGACGTCCGCCTCTGTGATACCGGAGGACCATCAAACCACTTTGGCAATGGTAGGGCGCCAACCCGGTACCATCGCCGGTCTCGATGCCGCAGAGCTCGCCTTCAGTTTGATCGATCCAGATATCAAGTTCGAGCGTCACATCAGGGATGGTCATCGCGTATCGCCGGGCGATGTCATCGCAACGGTCAGCGGGCCTGCGCGTGGCGTTTTGACTGGAGAGCGGACGGCGTTGAATTTCCTCGGCCATCTCTCCGGGATCGCAAGCGTAACTGCTTCGCTCGTTCAAGCCATAGAAGGCAGCAGCGCGTCGATTGCCTGCACGCGCAAGACGACGCCGGGTCTGCGAGCCCTGGAGAAATACGCCGTGCGTGCAGGCGGCGGCGTCAACCATCGTTTCGCGCTCCACGACGCGGTGCTCATCAAGGACAATCATGTCGCCATTGCCGGTGGCATTCTCCAGGCGATCCGTCGCGCGAAGGCGGGTGTCGGGCACATGGTCAAGATCGAGGTTGAGGTCGATACGCTGGATCAACTGCAGCAGGCCATGGAAGAGGGCGTCGACGCGGTGTTGCTGGACAACATGACCTGCGCTCAGCTGCGCGAGGCCGTTGCCATGATAGACGGCCGTGCGATCAGCGAGGCCTCGGGCAGGGTAACCCTTTCAACCGTCGCCGCAATCGCTGCCACGGGCGTCGACCTCATTTCCGTGGGATGGGCGACGCACAGCGCCCCGACGCTCGACATCGGGCTCGACGTGGTCGCGGCATAA
- a CDS encoding L-aspartate oxidase, translated as MSDILEAFRDHVVIVGGGLAGMMTALQLAPQPVLIVSRGKLAGGSSSVLAQGGIAAALADDDSPSLHLQDTLRAGDGLCDEAVARSILADAGQAVAALERAGVSFDRDADGRFAFGLEAAHQRRRIIHARGDGTGAAITQAMAVTVSTRSSISLLEGCEATAVLTSDGAVSGLQILGPAGAAVIPTSRIVLATGGVGGLYEATTNPLASIGQAIAMAARAGAVLADLEFVQFHPTALACSRRPMPLVSEAVRGEGAILINDLGDRFMVGVDGEELAPRDVVSRAIAEQFAQGRRVFLDARSALGIGFAARFPTIHRLCHEAGIDPARAPIPVRPAAHYHMGGVATDICGRSSVKGLWVVGEAAATGLHGANRLASNSLLEAAVMGLRAADDISGTRPRHVSPGDFMTGACAADAGAVRAIVSRQLGVIRERCGLQSAIASLLPLARSAGASRDPALTALLIAVSALLREESRGAHARSDFPEKREKAERSFLTLEEGLARADTLVDNFARSA; from the coding sequence ATGAGCGACATTCTGGAGGCGTTTCGCGATCATGTGGTCATTGTCGGTGGCGGCCTTGCCGGGATGATGACGGCGCTTCAGCTTGCTCCGCAGCCGGTCCTGATCGTCAGCCGCGGCAAACTCGCAGGCGGGAGTTCGAGCGTCCTGGCGCAGGGCGGCATTGCTGCCGCACTTGCCGATGACGACAGCCCCTCGCTGCATCTTCAGGACACGCTTCGTGCCGGCGACGGTCTCTGTGACGAGGCGGTGGCGCGGTCGATCCTTGCGGATGCGGGGCAAGCTGTCGCCGCGCTGGAGCGAGCAGGCGTTTCCTTCGATCGTGACGCCGACGGCCGTTTTGCCTTTGGTCTGGAAGCGGCGCATCAACGTCGCCGCATCATCCACGCCCGGGGAGACGGCACGGGTGCAGCCATCACGCAGGCTATGGCGGTTACCGTTTCTACACGATCGTCGATCTCACTGCTGGAAGGGTGTGAGGCGACAGCCGTTCTCACGAGCGACGGCGCGGTTTCGGGCCTGCAGATTCTCGGTCCTGCAGGCGCAGCTGTCATTCCAACCTCCCGGATTGTGCTGGCGACTGGTGGGGTCGGAGGGCTTTACGAAGCGACGACCAATCCTCTTGCGAGTATTGGTCAGGCGATAGCGATGGCCGCCCGTGCGGGTGCCGTGCTGGCGGACCTGGAGTTCGTTCAATTCCATCCGACCGCTCTGGCTTGCTCTCGCCGGCCTATGCCTCTGGTCAGCGAGGCGGTACGCGGCGAAGGCGCTATCCTGATCAACGATCTCGGTGACCGCTTCATGGTGGGCGTCGATGGCGAGGAGCTTGCTCCGCGCGACGTCGTTTCGCGCGCCATTGCCGAACAATTCGCGCAGGGGCGCCGCGTGTTTCTCGACGCCCGGTCGGCGCTCGGCATTGGATTCGCGGCTAGATTTCCGACAATCCACCGATTGTGCCATGAGGCCGGCATCGATCCTGCACGGGCACCCATTCCGGTTCGTCCGGCTGCTCACTATCACATGGGAGGAGTGGCGACCGACATTTGCGGGCGGAGCTCGGTGAAAGGCCTCTGGGTCGTGGGCGAGGCCGCCGCAACCGGCTTGCATGGAGCAAACCGACTTGCCAGCAATTCCCTCCTGGAGGCCGCGGTCATGGGACTGCGTGCCGCGGACGATATTTCCGGAACTCGGCCTCGGCACGTCTCCCCAGGCGATTTCATGACTGGCGCTTGCGCTGCCGACGCTGGCGCCGTGCGTGCGATCGTTTCCCGCCAGCTCGGCGTGATCCGCGAGCGTTGCGGGCTCCAGAGCGCGATTGCTTCGCTCTTGCCGCTTGCTAGGTCAGCCGGTGCGAGCCGTGATCCTGCGTTGACCGCGCTCCTGATCGCTGTATCGGCGCTTCTGCGGGAAGAATCCCGTGGCGCGCATGCGCGCAGCGATTTTCCTGAGAAACGGGAGAAGGCCGAGCGCAGTTTCCTGACTTTGGAAGAAGGCCTTGCCCGCGCAGATACCCTCGTCGACAATTTTGCAAGGAGCGCCTGA
- the nadA gene encoding quinolinate synthase NadA, whose amino-acid sequence MEHNGGATVNQSLTTDDLYQRVSRVVPKAEWMMFEDDVQAILRLKRERNAVILAHNYQTPEIFHGVADIVGDSLALARKAIDIEADVIVLAGVHFMAETAKLLNPEKTVLIPDMAAGCSLADSITPEDIALLRAAHPGVPIITYVNTSAAVKAASDICCTSGNAKQVVESLGVPRVLMIPDEYLARNVARETDVEILAWHGHCEVHELFNAEDVRQLRENHPGVTVLAHPECPPEVVAAADFAGSTAVMSDYVAAKRPARVVLLTECSMSDNVAVHHPDVEFIRPCNLCPHMKRITLSNIRTALEQNHHEVVVDPEVAVAARRAVERMLAI is encoded by the coding sequence ATGGAGCATAATGGAGGAGCGACCGTGAACCAATCCTTGACGACTGATGACCTTTACCAACGAGTAAGCCGCGTCGTTCCAAAGGCGGAATGGATGATGTTCGAGGACGACGTCCAGGCGATCCTTCGATTGAAGCGCGAGCGCAATGCCGTCATCCTCGCGCACAACTATCAGACGCCAGAGATCTTCCACGGCGTCGCGGATATCGTTGGCGACAGCCTGGCGCTTGCGCGCAAGGCAATCGACATTGAGGCCGATGTGATTGTTCTCGCCGGCGTTCACTTCATGGCCGAGACCGCCAAGCTGCTCAATCCCGAGAAAACCGTGCTGATACCGGACATGGCTGCCGGCTGCTCGCTCGCCGATTCCATTACGCCGGAGGATATCGCCCTGCTGAGGGCAGCGCATCCCGGCGTTCCCATCATCACCTATGTCAACACGTCGGCGGCCGTCAAAGCCGCCTCCGATATCTGCTGCACATCGGGCAATGCGAAACAGGTGGTCGAGTCTCTCGGCGTTCCGCGTGTTCTGATGATCCCCGACGAGTATCTGGCGCGCAACGTGGCGCGCGAGACGGATGTCGAGATTCTCGCATGGCATGGGCACTGCGAGGTCCACGAGCTGTTCAACGCGGAGGACGTTAGGCAACTTCGCGAAAATCATCCGGGGGTCACGGTGCTTGCGCATCCGGAATGTCCGCCTGAGGTGGTCGCGGCAGCGGATTTCGCGGGCTCGACCGCGGTTATGTCCGACTATGTGGCGGCCAAGCGTCCAGCGCGCGTTGTTCTTCTCACGGAATGCTCGATGAGCGACAACGTTGCCGTGCATCACCCCGACGTCGAGTTTATCCGGCCCTGCAATCTGTGTCCGCACATGAAGCGGATCACGCTCTCCAACATACGAACGGCGCTTGAGCAAAATCACCACGAAGTCGTGGTCGACCCCGAGGTGGCGGTCGCAGCGCGCCGCGCCGTCGAAAGGATGCTGGCGATATGA